DNA sequence from the Pseudomonas fluorescens Q2-87 genome:
ATTTTCGGAACGATGATGCTTTGCGAATTCATGGCGAACCTGGATGTTCCCGTGCAGGGCTATTAATGGCCGGCAGCTTAATCCCTGGTCAAGCCAGGTCAAGCGCTCAGATAGCGCCCGATCAGGGCAATGCCGCTGGCGAGCACCAGCCAGGTCACCAATCGCACGAATGCCTCCCGCGACATCCGCATGGTCAGGCGACGGCCCACCCACAGTCCCAGCGCCATGGCCGGCAACAAACACAGCGCCAGTACCAACAAGGGTAGCTCGGCGTACACGCCCGCGATGATGAACAGGCTCAAGCGCACCACGGTGCTGCAACTGATTAGGGCACTTTGCGTGGCCCGCGCCGGTTCCTTGGGCAGGCGGCTGTTCAAGTAGATGGCATATAAAAAGCCGCCACTGCCGAACAGCGCCCCGAACATGCCGCCCACCGTGCCCATCGGCAACGCCCAGAGGGATGACAGCTGTGCCGGTCGTTTTTTTATCAACAGGCTATAGATTGCATAACTGCTGATGAACACGCCCATCAATAGCAACAACAGGTCGGACTTGAGGTTGAGCAGGAAAATCACCCCCAGTGTGCAACCCACCGCCATGCACGGCAGCAACCGCAGCAGCTCGGGCCGGGATACGTCCCGACGCGACGGCAACAAATTGCCGAAGGCCGCGACGAAATCCAGCAGCACCAGCAGCGGGACGATTTTCGACAATGGCATGAACAGCAGCAGAACCGGCGCGGCCACCAGCGCCGTGCCGAACCCGGCAATGCCAAACACAATGTAGGCCAGGGTAATGGCCAAGCCGATCACCAGCCACTCCGTGGGCGCGAATGCCCACTGGCCCAACCACGACAGAAGATTCATCCGGCACTTCCTTGATGAGGAGAGCGGGGACTTTAGCCAGATGCAGGGGGTTACTTCCAGCACTTGTGGTCATAGACGTATCGCCTTCGCGAGCAAGCCCGCTCCCACAAGGGATATCAGCGATCTCAAGATTGATGCTGTACCTGTGGGAGCGGGCTTGCTCGCGAAAGGGGAGACTCGGTCTGATAGGAAATGCACAGGGGGATTTGTCTGTACACATAGAGATTCAGCCACAAATGCCCTTATCATGCCGCCCATGATTAAAGATCCCTTTGCCCGACTGGGCCTGGACCGCGAGGTCCTGACTGTCAGCCAGCTCAACGGCCGCGCGCGGGTGTTGCTCGAGGACGTGTTCAGCAACATCTGGGTCGAGGGCGAGATCTCCAACCTTGCCCGCCCGGCCTCCGGCCACGTCTATTTCACCCTCAAGGACAGCGGCGCCCAGGTGCGTTGCGCGTTGTTCCGCCAGAACGCCGCACGGGTGCGCCAGGCCTTGAAAGACGGGTTGGCGGTGAAGGTACGCGGCAAGGTCTCGCTGTTCGAAGGCCGCGGCGACTATCAACTGATTCTCGACACCGTGGAGCCGGCAGGCGACGGCGCCCTGCGCCTGGCCTTCGATGCGTTGAAGGAAAAGCTCAGCGCAGAGGGCCTGTTCAGTGCCGAGCGCAAAGTGCCGCTGCCGGCCCATCCACAACGCATCGGCATCATCAGCTCGCCCACCGGCGCGGTGATCCGCGACATCATCAGCGTGTTCCGCCGCCGCGCGCCGCAGATTTCCCTGACATTGATTCCTACCGCCGTGCAAGGCCGCGAAGCCACCGCGCAGATCGTCCGCGCCCTGAAGCTGGCGGACGCCCGGGGTTTCGATGCGCTGATCCTGGCCCGGGGCGGCGGTTCGCTGGAAGACTTGTGGTGCTTCAACGAAGAAGCCGTGGCCCGGGCGGTGGATGCCTGCGTCACGCCAATCGTCAGCGCTGTGGGCCATGAAACCGACGTATCCATCAGCGACTTTGTCGCCGACGTGCGCGCCCCCACCCCGTCCGCCGCCGCTGAACTGCTGGCACCGGACGCCGGCGATCTGGTGCGCCGGGTCGAGAGCCTGCATCGCCGACTGGTGATGCGCATGCGCGACCGCCTCATGCGCGATCAACTGCGCCTCGAAGGCCTGACTCGGCGCCTGCGTCATCCCGGCGAGCGCCTGCGCCAGCAAGCCCAGCGCCTCGACGACCTGGACATGCGCCTGCGTCGGGCCTTCGAGCGCAACCTCAATACCCGCCGCGAACGCCTGATCCGCCTGGAAACCCACCTGGCCGGGCAACATCCAGGCCGGCAACTGGCCCTGCTACGCCATCGCCTGGACAGCCTCGCCGAACGGCTGCCCCGGGCCATGCGCGAAGGCCTGAAAGCGCGGCGCGTGCAATTGCATAACCAAATGCAGACCCTGCACATCGTCAGCCCCCTGGCGACCCTTGGCCGGGGCTACAGCATTTTGCTCGACGAGCGTGGGCATGCGATCCGCAACGCGGGGCAAACCCAGACCGGCCAGCGCCTGACCGCCAAGCTCGGCGAAGGTGAGCTGCTGGTACGGGTCGAAGATAACCACCTGACGCCGGTCACCCTTTCTCTACTGGATTGATTCATGCCGCGATTTCTCGCTCCGTTGCTCCTGCTGTGCCTGACCTTCAACGCCCACGCCGACAGTTACATCAGCCGCCTGTTGAACAAACCGGTGCCCGGCGGCGTGGCCGTGGTGGACCTGGGCCGTGCGGCCCAGCCGCCAAAAGCCACCTACCAAGGCAAACCGGTGCTGGTGGTCAAGGAACAGGACAACTGGCTGGCAATCGTCGGCATTCCCCTGACGGTCCAGCCTGGCACCCAGCAAATCAGCAGCGGCGCAACGACCCAGCCATTCGTGGTCGGCTATAAAAAATACCCCGAGCAGCACATCACGCTGAAGGACAAACGCCAGGTCAACCCGAACCCGGCGGACCTCAAGCGCATCGACGCCGAACTGGCCGTGCAACTGAAGGCCTACCGCAGCTTCAGCCCAAACATTCCCAGCAACCTGCTGCTCGACAAACCGGTCAACGGCCCGCTGTCGAGCAAGTTCGGCGTGCGCCGGTTCTTCAACGGCGAAGAGCGCAACCCCCACGCCGGACTGGACTTCGCCGTGCCCGCGGGCACACCGATCAAGACCCCGGCAGCGGGCAAGGTGATCCTGATCGGTAATTATTTTTTCAACGGCAACACCGTGTTCGTCGACCATGGACAAGGCTTTATCAGCATGTTCTGCCACATGTCGAAGATTGACGTGAAGGTCGGCCAGCAACTGGCCCGAGGTACCGTGGTGGGCAAGGTCGGTTCCACGGGCCGGGCGACCGGGCCGCACATGCATTGGAACATCAGCCTGAACGATGCGCGGGTGGATCCGGCGATTTTTATCGGGGCGTTTCAACCCTGAGCTTTTGCGGTGAGGCTACCGGCCTCTTCGCGAGCAAGCCCGCTCCCACAGGTACAGCGTTGATTTTGAAATCGTCCACATTCCCCTGTGGGAGCGGGCTTGCTCGCGAAAGGGCCAGCGGCATCGGAACTCTTCGTCATGGATTGCCGAGTGACAAGCATCGACGCAATAAAACTACAAATACCGCATAGTCACGCGATTAAATCTCGCAAGCTCGCCTAAAAGCAGAACTTCTCTCAATTTTTTCCGACTGCTTGCGATCCTCTTCCCGCGCGGTTAGGGTTGAAGCATGAAAACCTCTCATACCCTCATTCAGCTTCGCCAGCACCGCAGTCTGTGCCTCGTCAGCGCACGACTGCCAGGCTGAATCGCGGCACCTCGTCCAGGCTGTAAGCCACCCCATTCGAACCACCGGCAGGCCGCCTTTTTCCGGCCACGACAATAAGGATTCCCCCGATGAGCATGCTCAAAGACCCGTCTTCGAAATATCGCGCCTTCCCAACCATCAACCTGCCGGATCGCACCTGGCCGTCGAAGACCATCACCGCCGCGCCGATCTGGTGCAGTTCCGACCTGCGTGACGGCAACCAATCGCTGATCGAGCCGATGGACGCGGTGAAGAAGCTCCGTTTCTGGAAAACCCTCGTCGCGGTGGGCGTGAAAGAAATCGAAGCGTCGTTCCCAGCCGCTTCGCAGACTGACTTCGATTTCGTGCGCACCCTCATCGAAGAAGGCCACATCCCGGACGACACCACTATCCAAGTGCTGACCCAGGCCCGTGAAGACCTGATCGCCCGTACGTTCGAATCGCTGCGCGGTGCGAAAAAAGCCATCGTCCACCTTTATAACGCCACCTGCCCTTCGTTCCGCCGCATCGTGTTCAACCAGGACAAGGAAGGCGTGAAGGAAATCGCGGTGAACGCGGCCAAGCTGTTCGTCAAATACGCGGCGCAGCAGCCCGAAACCCAGTGGCAGTTCGAGTACTCGCCGGAAACCTTCAGCGCCACCGAACTGGAATTCGCCAAGGAAGTCTGCGACGCGGTGATTGAAGTCTGGAACCCGACGCCCGAGCGCAAGGTGATCCTCAACCTGCCGGCCACCGTGGAAGTCGCTACCCCGAACATCTATGCCGATCAGATCGAGTGGTTCCACCGCAACATCACCCGTCGTGACAGCGTGCTCATCAGCCTGCACACCCACAACGACCGTGGCACCGGTGTCGCTGCTACCGAACTGGGCCTGATGGCCGGCGCCGACCGCGTCGAAGGCTGCCTGTTCGGCAACGGCGAGCGCACCGGTAACGTCGACTTGGTGACCGTGGCGCTGAACCTCTACACCCAGGGCATCAATCCCGGGCTGGACTTTTCCGACATCGACGGCGTGCGTAAAGTCGTCGAGGAATGCAACCAGATCCCGGTGCACCCGCGGCATCCGTACGTTGGTGACCTGGTCCACACCGCATTCTCCGGTTCGCACCAGGACGCGATTCGCAAGGGCTTCTCCCAGCAGAAATCGGAAGGCCTGTGGGAAGTGCCGTACCTGCCAATCGACCCGGCCGACATCGGTCGCAGCTACGAGGCAGTGATTCGCGTCAACAGCCAGTCCGGCAAGGGTGGCATTGCCTACCTGCTGGAACAGGAATACGGCATCAGCCTGCCGCGTCGCATGCAAATCGAATTCAGCCAGGTGGTGCAGCGCGAAACCGACCGCCTCGGCCTGGAAATGACTGCCCAGCAGATCCATGCCTTGCTGCAGCGCGAGTATCTGCAAGCCAATACCCCGTACGCGCTGGTCAGCCATCGCCTGCAGGAAGAAAACGGCAACAGCGCCGTGGAAGTGGAAGTCGCCAGCAAGGGCCAGGGCGAGACCAACCTGCACTGGCGCGGCAAGGGCAACGGCGCGCTGGAGGCGCTGGTGGCCGGCCTGCCAATTCCGGTGGAGATCATGGATTATAACGAACACGCCATCGGCGCAGGTACCAACGCCAAGGCGGCGGCGTACATCGAACTGCGAGTCAACGGCGAGCGTGCGGTGCACGGCGTGGGCATCGATGAAAACATCACCACGGCGAGCTTCAAGGCGCTGTTCAGCGCGCTGAACCGCTCGCTGAGCCAGCCGGAAGCCAAAGCGGCTTGATCCACGGCTAAAATGCAAAAGGCCTTGGGGTGTGAACCCTGGGGCCTTTTTGTTTGGCTGAATATTTATGCTGCCTGGTCCGGCCTCTTCGCGAGCAAGCTCGCTCCCACAGGGGATTTCTGGTGGACACAGACCCATTGTGGGAGCGAGCTCGCTCGCGATAGCGATCTATCAGGCAGCGCAAACTTCAGGCATGGGTATCGATCGAAACGGTCATGGCCTGCAACAGTGCCCCTCGCAGGGTCATCAACGTCGCCTGGGTACCCATGATCTGATTTTGCAGAGCCATGGCCTGCTGGCTCTTTTGCTCCTCCGCCATCCGGCTGTTTTGAATCCGGGCCAACTGGGCCTGCTGCTGAGCCAATAACTTTTCGGTCTGCTCGATCTGTTTTTTCAGCTCATCGATGGTTTCTTTGTTGCTGCCGCCCGAACTGACACCCGTCGCTTCAGGAAGCTTGTCATCGTCTTTTTCTTCGGTGATACCCAACGATACCGTTGGGCTGGTAGCCGACGCGGGTGTCTCGGCGGCTCCCTTGAGCGAGATATTAGGGGACGATGGCAGGTAAGGGTTTAGGGTGGTTGCACTGATTGTGGTCATATGGACTCCTCCTTGGCTGACTGTTTATCGGCACACCCTAGCCCTTCTTGAGGGCTGAATCGTTTCAATCAGATGAATTCGAAGCTGTCGGCATCCAGGTTCGCCGGAAACCGCGTGCGATACGCCGCCAGGTCCGCCGCACTCAAACACACCGTGAACACACCGTCTGCCTCCCCGGCGCTGAGCAATGTCTCGCCCTGAAAATCCAGTACCTGGCTGTCACCGGTGTAGGCGAAGCCCTTGCCGTCGGTGCCGACGCGGTTCACCGCCGCCACGTAGCACAGGTTTTCGATGGCTCGGGCCGGCAGTAGCCGGTTCCAGTGCAGACGTCGCGCCCCGGGCCAGTTGGCGGTATAGAGCAACAGATCGGTGTCCTCCGCATCGCGGCTCCAGACCGGGAAGCGCAGGTCGTAGCAAATCAGCGGGCGGATTCGCCAGCCCTTGAGCTCGAACAACACCTGGCGCTCGCCTGGTGTGTAATGGTTATGCTCCCCCGCCATGCGAAACAGATGACGCTTGTCGTAATGCAGCACTTCACCGTCTGGCCGCGCCCAAAGCAGGCGATTGCGATGGCTGCCGTCAGCCGCCTGGATGATTACGCTGCCGGTGATTACCGCGTCCAGCTTCGCGGCCTGGGCCTTGAGCCATTGGCGTGTCGGGCCGTTTTCCGGCTCCGCCAGGGTCTGCGATTCCATGGAGAAACCGGTGGTGAACATTTCCG
Encoded proteins:
- a CDS encoding sulfite exporter TauE/SafE family protein: MNLLSWLGQWAFAPTEWLVIGLAITLAYIVFGIAGFGTALVAAPVLLLFMPLSKIVPLLVLLDFVAAFGNLLPSRRDVSRPELLRLLPCMAVGCTLGVIFLLNLKSDLLLLLMGVFISSYAIYSLLIKKRPAQLSSLWALPMGTVGGMFGALFGSGGFLYAIYLNSRLPKEPARATQSALISCSTVVRLSLFIIAGVYAELPLLVLALCLLPAMALGLWVGRRLTMRMSREAFVRLVTWLVLASGIALIGRYLSA
- the xseA gene encoding exodeoxyribonuclease VII large subunit gives rise to the protein MIKDPFARLGLDREVLTVSQLNGRARVLLEDVFSNIWVEGEISNLARPASGHVYFTLKDSGAQVRCALFRQNAARVRQALKDGLAVKVRGKVSLFEGRGDYQLILDTVEPAGDGALRLAFDALKEKLSAEGLFSAERKVPLPAHPQRIGIISSPTGAVIRDIISVFRRRAPQISLTLIPTAVQGREATAQIVRALKLADARGFDALILARGGGSLEDLWCFNEEAVARAVDACVTPIVSAVGHETDVSISDFVADVRAPTPSAAAELLAPDAGDLVRRVESLHRRLVMRMRDRLMRDQLRLEGLTRRLRHPGERLRQQAQRLDDLDMRLRRAFERNLNTRRERLIRLETHLAGQHPGRQLALLRHRLDSLAERLPRAMREGLKARRVQLHNQMQTLHIVSPLATLGRGYSILLDERGHAIRNAGQTQTGQRLTAKLGEGELLVRVEDNHLTPVTLSLLD
- a CDS encoding peptidoglycan DD-metalloendopeptidase family protein — translated: MPRFLAPLLLLCLTFNAHADSYISRLLNKPVPGGVAVVDLGRAAQPPKATYQGKPVLVVKEQDNWLAIVGIPLTVQPGTQQISSGATTQPFVVGYKKYPEQHITLKDKRQVNPNPADLKRIDAELAVQLKAYRSFSPNIPSNLLLDKPVNGPLSSKFGVRRFFNGEERNPHAGLDFAVPAGTPIKTPAAGKVILIGNYFFNGNTVFVDHGQGFISMFCHMSKIDVKVGQQLARGTVVGKVGSTGRATGPHMHWNISLNDARVDPAIFIGAFQP
- the leuA gene encoding 2-isopropylmalate synthase, translated to MSMLKDPSSKYRAFPTINLPDRTWPSKTITAAPIWCSSDLRDGNQSLIEPMDAVKKLRFWKTLVAVGVKEIEASFPAASQTDFDFVRTLIEEGHIPDDTTIQVLTQAREDLIARTFESLRGAKKAIVHLYNATCPSFRRIVFNQDKEGVKEIAVNAAKLFVKYAAQQPETQWQFEYSPETFSATELEFAKEVCDAVIEVWNPTPERKVILNLPATVEVATPNIYADQIEWFHRNITRRDSVLISLHTHNDRGTGVAATELGLMAGADRVEGCLFGNGERTGNVDLVTVALNLYTQGINPGLDFSDIDGVRKVVEECNQIPVHPRHPYVGDLVHTAFSGSHQDAIRKGFSQQKSEGLWEVPYLPIDPADIGRSYEAVIRVNSQSGKGGIAYLLEQEYGISLPRRMQIEFSQVVQRETDRLGLEMTAQQIHALLQREYLQANTPYALVSHRLQEENGNSAVEVEVASKGQGETNLHWRGKGNGALEALVAGLPIPVEIMDYNEHAIGAGTNAKAAAYIELRVNGERAVHGVGIDENITTASFKALFSALNRSLSQPEAKAA
- a CDS encoding amidohydrolase, with protein sequence MRDLSMLPNLNVALIQTTLAWHDRRANLEHFEALLEQARGADLIVLPEMFTTGFSMESQTLAEPENGPTRQWLKAQAAKLDAVITGSVIIQAADGSHRNRLLWARPDGEVLHYDKRHLFRMAGEHNHYTPGERQVLFELKGWRIRPLICYDLRFPVWSRDAEDTDLLLYTANWPGARRLHWNRLLPARAIENLCYVAAVNRVGTDGKGFAYTGDSQVLDFQGETLLSAGEADGVFTVCLSAADLAAYRTRFPANLDADSFEFI